From one Plantibacter flavus genomic stretch:
- a CDS encoding DMT family transporter: MTWLLLAGAIVTEVAATLSLRASEGLRKKRWIAPVAVFYVTAFGLLTIALANGMPVGIAYGIWAACGVALTAIGARVLFKEKLTPKMIVGIGLIAVGVLVIELGSQAH; encoded by the coding sequence ATGACCTGGTTGCTCCTGGCCGGTGCCATCGTCACCGAGGTCGCGGCGACGCTCTCCCTGCGCGCCTCGGAAGGCCTGCGGAAGAAGCGGTGGATCGCTCCCGTCGCCGTGTTCTACGTGACCGCCTTCGGGTTGCTGACCATCGCGCTCGCGAACGGGATGCCCGTCGGGATCGCCTACGGAATCTGGGCCGCCTGCGGGGTCGCCCTCACGGCCATCGGTGCGCGCGTGCTCTTCAAGGAGAAGCTGACGCCGAAGATGATCGTCGGCATCGGCCTGATCGCGGTCGGTGTGCTCGTCATCGAGCTCGGTTCGCAGGCGCACTGA
- a CDS encoding DMT family transporter, with product MKKWLILSAAILLEVTATLSLRGAIENPWWSILAVAGYAGAFVALSLLLRMGVPIGVVYGIWAAAGVALTAVLASLVFGEQFTLMIGLGIAIVIAGVVLVETGHAPESPKPGATNEEVGA from the coding sequence ATGAAGAAGTGGCTGATCCTCTCCGCCGCCATCCTGCTGGAGGTCACGGCGACCCTCTCCCTCCGTGGCGCCATCGAGAACCCCTGGTGGTCGATCCTCGCGGTGGCCGGATACGCGGGCGCGTTCGTCGCCCTGTCGCTCCTGCTCCGGATGGGGGTGCCGATCGGGGTGGTCTACGGCATCTGGGCTGCGGCCGGCGTCGCGCTCACCGCGGTGCTCGCGTCGCTCGTGTTCGGCGAGCAGTTCACCTTGATGATCGGGCTCGGCATCGCGATCGTGATCGCCGGCGTCGTGCTCGTGGAGACGGGCCACGCCCCGGAGTCACCGAAGCCGGGCGCGACGAACGAGGAGGTCGGCGCATGA
- a CDS encoding TetR/AcrR family transcriptional regulator, giving the protein MRPSARNEILDAAVRVVDASGEADITYEAVAQEVGLTKAGLRYHFPSRDAMMIAVIEHVVARWQRELVEELGAPLETSTLEERVRAFVAFAGEGGASQGEFVVFAEAVRRPELAAPWLEYLRTWFGFGEDTDSTSLLLVWLAANGLWIAEATGILDVGRDQRADLVSRLLALAGGESR; this is encoded by the coding sequence GACCCAGTGCACGGAACGAGATCCTCGATGCGGCCGTCCGCGTCGTCGACGCCTCCGGAGAGGCCGACATCACCTACGAGGCGGTGGCGCAGGAGGTCGGTCTGACGAAGGCCGGGCTGCGCTACCACTTCCCCTCACGGGACGCGATGATGATCGCGGTGATCGAGCACGTCGTCGCCCGCTGGCAGCGCGAGCTCGTGGAGGAGCTGGGGGCGCCGCTCGAGACGTCGACGCTCGAGGAGCGGGTGCGGGCCTTCGTCGCCTTCGCGGGGGAGGGCGGGGCGAGCCAGGGCGAGTTCGTCGTCTTCGCCGAGGCGGTCAGGCGTCCCGAACTCGCCGCTCCCTGGCTCGAGTACCTTCGCACCTGGTTCGGGTTCGGTGAGGACACCGATTCGACCTCCCTCCTGCTCGTCTGGTTGGCGGCGAACGGTCTCTGGATCGCCGAGGCGACCGGCATCCTCGACGTCGGCCGCGACCAGCGCGCCGACCTCGTCTCGCGACTCCTGGCCCTCGCTGGAGGTGAATCCCGATGA